DNA sequence from the Dreissena polymorpha isolate Duluth1 chromosome 3, UMN_Dpol_1.0, whole genome shotgun sequence genome:
atgatttttaaaacattttattaacgcATCATTTCCGTGTTTCAGGCATTTACCGAGAGAGATGTCAAAATTCGGTAGTTTTGTCTTTGAAGCCCAGACATTTTATAATCATGTTCGTGGAAAACGATATCGATAATATGTTATGTAAATTTAGTGCATTTACATTGATGTAGGCATACTAGAGGGGGTTGGCGTTTGAATGAAATGACGTCTGATTGTAAGATATAAGAGATTATTTGCGGTCGTTAACGTCCGCCGACGCAAAATAATGGGTTTCACTTTGAACAGAGGAAATCTTTATAGTAAAAATCATTCAGATCAATAAAACCGAAGATATCAAAAACATCTATATCTGACAGAAAACACGGACTTCTTTGGTATAATTATGAATGACTTGTCAGACTTAATATCGTCCTTTGTAAtctctcttttttttcaaaactcatAGAATTTCGTTCCTAGACGCAAATGGTCTCGTCATTAACGTATTTCCAATATCAGTCACTGTTAGGCGCCTTTCGAGTTATTTGTAGACCTTTCAATCGATTCATAAGTCATTACAATTACAGCAGCTTAAGTAGCATTTAGAAGAAGGCATTCGATGTTATCATCATATAGACCAATTGCCGCGTATCTAAGAACCGGGGAAAAACACGtcaaatatttaatacaaaatatctACGAATTATGTTCTAATTGACCAATATAAAATATTACACGAACAGCTTATTGTCATGACTTTTCAGAAACAAATATGCAGTTTTTTATGTCTATGTATGTGTTTCAATCTGTAAACCCATACCACATATGTTTGTGCTAAGTATGAAATGATACTGATTGAACAATGTTGAatcatcattttttcatcaatagATTTGTTCTCACTTGTCGAATACCGTGAATATGGAAACAATAAACAAGTCCATGTTAATTGTAATGTGTATTAGTGGGTAAACTTTATCATGGGTTATTACATGTGCTTTTGATTTAGGTTTAAAGGGAAAAAAGGGTTATATAATGTTTGTCTTTCCCGGCACCTCTGGAAGCAAAATCTTTTAGGCTTTCAATAGCTTATTTAAGACATTTCAGAAACTcatttatttatcttaaaataaattaatacctTTATATCAAAGTCAGAACATACGCCAGATATCTGTTTTAAATATGTctcttatttaaaatatgttgacatattaGTCTGTTTAAATCATGTGACACCGTGTGTGCAACTACATATGATATAGAACAATGCGTTAATGTTTGAATGTTGTTAGTTAAGATCGTAAAATAACGCATTTTGAAAAGGTTTGTGTCTACGGACAGACTTTAGGACATACAGAAAGACGGGTAGACGTCCATTGTAATTTCAGTATAATTGTTTTGACTTGTTAGAGGAGGAAAAGTaataaatagtgttattttaaaattgcaaatagTTCATTTATGTTACGCAATTCACGGAATGtaacattattaatatttcaaCGTATAACGAGATTTATTGCTATAAGTATTTTACATGCAGAAAGatgttaatacatatattcaaaattaaatagtATGAAGAGGAACAGTTGATAGAAGCGTGCATATAttccattttattgatacaataccaccacaatttcaatataaatgagTATAAACAGAAAAAGTATACagtttaaaacacaatttatttgaattCGTTGATATATTATTCGCACAATGATAAGTATACACATGCATTGGTAATAATTTGCATATATGTATTACGTTACTGCGAGCATATTTTCACAATCATTCACTTTTTAAATAACGGGATACATTTCGATTAGAACTGATACGGTAGTAAATGGAAGCTCCATAAATTATagtgtatcatttgtatttgtatatttactaaaaaactaaaaaaaatactatttcatgGAATGTTCTTGTAAAAAAACGAGTGAAAAAACTCGTTAGCTTATTGCGAAAAGAACGTTATAATAGACTTAAGCCCCTTTGTAAGCGATGTTTCATAGGCCGAATTAAATACTTATTTCTTAATATTAATGCATATTATATTCtgactataaaataaaataataagttttgTCGAAACACATATTAAGATCTAGAATGCCTGTTCTAGCTagccatatatatttattttaaccgTCTAATTTAAACAATTGTGTTAACTGTAATAGTCAACAAGAAAAGTCATTAATATACGTGTATCAACTGCAGTCTGTTTGAACGTCCCATACTTAAAGACACTTGCTTAATATTGTCGTTCGATTTGCAGTTACTGAGCACATAAACATAATGTTTCGTATAAAAGTTTCAGCCGTTAATAAGACGCATCAAACGGCTCACGTGCCAATATGCTGCATTGTTGTGAGTTTGATTTATTAAAGAAAGCGCGTAACAGGATGAGGCCAGGTCATAGTTGCCTTCCATTTCGTAGCAGTGTCCAATCAAGTTCAGTGCTGTCTCGGGGTGATAAAGGTTGATGTTTGGGGTATCGaacacatataacacaaatgTCAGCAACGTGCATAACTGTTTGTAGTGTTCACCTAGTTCTCCATAAGTGAGATACTGTAGATAGTAGAGGAACGAACGAGCGTCCACCTCAGCGTTGTCCATCCACCGTTTCTCCATAAAGTTTCTCCGTGAAATGTCCTCTTCAGATATCCCGCGAAACATTTCAAACCACAATATTCGTGGAGCGCAGTAGGCTTCTTGCCTAATAAAGTTAACACAGGACGCGAATGGCGATTCACTGAATACATGTTCACAATTACCAGATATCATGTTAG
Encoded proteins:
- the LOC127873574 gene encoding uncharacterized protein LOC127873574 isoform X3 is translated as MGTETEKMLACWNFTTLYHTRCQFIRRGHLRSAALVLEDVEMRYHSNVKAVCGRRKTRDDLQVFANMISGNCEHVFSESPFASCVNFIRQEAYCAPRILWFEMFRGISEEDISRRNFMEKRWMDNAEVDARSFLYYLQYLTYGELGEHYKQLCTLLTFVLYVFDTPNINLYHPETALNLIGHCYEMEGNYDLASSCYALSLINQTHNNAAYWHVSRLMRLING